A genomic segment from Odontesthes bonariensis isolate fOdoBon6 chromosome 8, fOdoBon6.hap1, whole genome shotgun sequence encodes:
- the LOC142385598 gene encoding tetraspanin-8-like: MAVNKCVKYLLFFFNLLFWISGCIILGVSIYLKVSKDGNELTSEALPGIDLMIAIGVIIMLLGFLGCCGAIRENRCLLLVFFISLLIIFILLLAAGIVGAVEEKKVKNWVKKRLDKFTPLTNQPQNVKDDLEKLQRQLKCCGLTKGPGDWERIPESCRCNSTESVKCESTYNLTPCSDKIIELMQDNLEVVLGIAFAIAILLIFGMVFSMMLYCQVGRKDDATTA; this comes from the exons ATCAGCGGTTGTATCATCCTGGGTGTCTCCATCTACCTGAAAGTTAGCAAGGATGGAAATGAG CTCACAAGCGAAGCTCTTCCTGGCATTGACCTGATGATCGCCATCGGAGTGATCATCATGCTTCTCGGCTTCCTGGGCTGCTGTGGCGCCATCAGAGAGAACCGCTGCCTGCTGCTGGTG TTCTTCATCAGCctcctcatcatcttcatcctccTGCTGGCGGCAGGCATCGTGGGAGCCGTGGAAGAGAAGAAG GTGAAAAACTGGGTGAAGAAGCGTCTGGACAAGTTCACCCCGCTGACCAACCAACCGCAAAATGTGAAGGACGACCTGGAGAAACTGCAGCGTCAG CTCAAGTGCTGTGGCCTCACGAAAGGACCAGGTGACTGGGAGAGAATCCCAGAGTCCTGTCGCTGCAACTCCACTGAAAGCGTCAAGTGCGAGTCCACCTACAACCTGACG CCCTGCTCCGACAAAATCATCGAACTGATGCAGGATAACCTGGAGGTGGTGTTAGGAATCGCCTTCGCAATTGCCATCCTGCTG ATTTTCGGCATGGTCTTCTCTATGATGTTATACTGTCAGGTCGGCCGGAAGGATGACGCCACCACTGCCTGA